Proteins encoded together in one Deinococcus hopiensis KR-140 window:
- a CDS encoding phage/plasmid primase, P4 family, which produces MPWPAFEGHPDEFRLTAVPEGKNAYWGVALRTLDAPEAINPKTGKPGMGDKAHTHPTHLQWAEVDLEKHPELTNGQTDLHSLPAEELAEYKAVLLRQVLAECERRNLPPRAVVDSGHGLHLYWARRARSTMEETEAYNRRLVLAFGASTESTDQARILRLPGTFNLKNPQRPLPVQVLWQDAEAWVERDALDALPELEKPKPVPPSQSSGKVSQPAGNAQEKYAQSALQREVDAVRSAGEGGRNHQLNRSAFSVGTLVGAGALDEVQAAHELTEAALAAGLEESEIRDTVRSGLAAGKQSPRDLSTVGQRHWENKPQAFGTIGGKGDGQAKTRTKDLPDKPTLADYRDLTLDWCAEQGHVYRYHQTRRSWWQYKGGVYVEVLDEVMYQRADKILQSYGYNNLKTANIREVLDKISREESVAALEVDQTAWELNTRTGILDLESGLLHDHTPEYFSTIQSAAAYRPGSVAHDWMAFLRQAVPDEGDRLLLQQFAGLCLTGDTSPQRALVLVGDGGTGKSTFVRVLQAVLGNLATSSALENIKDGSFLVGNLVGKRMCVVSELQQSVDWLPFKRITGEDTISVDVKNKTPFTTKLDIKLIILTNVMPRLGEDTSNSSLMRRFLPVAFNVKPEKPDPTLEARLTHPDELPGVLNWMLEGLRVLRENNMRFPASDAAALAREIVEDSNKVIGFLRDECRYVPDVQTASADLYAAYRKWCGQNGFSPLHINNFGKHLISAAKYFGKTVERDRNVRGTDYRHIQLSTQPGMWEDSE; this is translated from the coding sequence ATGCCCTGGCCGGCCTTCGAAGGCCACCCCGATGAGTTTCGCCTGACCGCCGTACCCGAAGGCAAGAACGCCTACTGGGGCGTAGCTCTTCGCACGCTGGATGCCCCCGAAGCCATCAACCCCAAGACCGGCAAACCCGGCATGGGAGACAAGGCACACACGCACCCCACCCACCTCCAATGGGCCGAAGTGGATCTGGAAAAGCATCCCGAGCTGACCAACGGACAGACGGACTTGCACAGCCTCCCCGCGGAGGAACTGGCCGAATACAAGGCCGTGCTGCTCCGCCAGGTGCTTGCCGAGTGCGAGCGGCGCAACCTCCCGCCCCGCGCCGTGGTGGACAGTGGCCACGGCCTGCACCTCTACTGGGCCCGCCGCGCGCGCAGCACGATGGAGGAAACGGAGGCGTACAACCGCCGCCTCGTGCTGGCCTTCGGAGCCAGCACCGAGAGTACGGATCAGGCGCGCATCCTACGCCTGCCCGGCACCTTCAACCTGAAGAACCCCCAACGTCCCCTCCCGGTGCAGGTGCTCTGGCAAGACGCTGAGGCCTGGGTGGAACGGGACGCCCTGGACGCATTGCCGGAACTGGAGAAGCCCAAGCCTGTGCCCCCTTCCCAGTCCTCTGGGAAAGTTTCCCAACCTGCTGGGAACGCTCAGGAGAAGTACGCCCAGTCGGCCCTCCAAAGAGAAGTGGACGCCGTGCGCTCGGCAGGGGAGGGCGGCAGGAACCATCAGCTCAACCGCAGCGCCTTCAGCGTCGGCACCCTCGTGGGCGCCGGGGCCCTCGACGAGGTGCAGGCGGCACACGAGCTGACCGAAGCCGCCCTCGCCGCCGGACTGGAAGAAAGCGAGATCCGAGACACTGTGCGGTCCGGCCTCGCTGCAGGCAAGCAGAGCCCCCGTGACCTGAGCACCGTCGGGCAACGGCACTGGGAGAACAAACCCCAGGCCTTCGGAACCATTGGGGGAAAAGGCGACGGGCAGGCTAAGACGCGCACCAAAGACCTGCCCGACAAACCCACCCTCGCCGACTACCGGGACCTCACGCTCGACTGGTGCGCCGAGCAGGGCCACGTCTACCGCTACCACCAGACCCGCCGCAGCTGGTGGCAGTACAAAGGCGGCGTCTACGTCGAAGTGCTGGACGAAGTGATGTACCAGCGCGCCGACAAGATCCTCCAGTCCTACGGCTACAACAACCTAAAGACCGCGAATATCCGCGAGGTACTGGACAAAATCAGTCGCGAGGAAAGCGTGGCCGCTCTGGAAGTCGACCAGACCGCCTGGGAACTGAACACCCGGACCGGCATCCTGGACCTGGAGAGCGGGCTGCTGCACGATCACACACCCGAATACTTCAGCACCATCCAGAGCGCAGCAGCGTATCGGCCGGGGAGCGTGGCACATGACTGGATGGCATTCCTACGCCAGGCAGTACCGGACGAGGGAGACCGCCTGCTGCTGCAGCAGTTCGCCGGGCTGTGCTTGACAGGGGACACAAGCCCACAACGCGCCCTGGTTCTGGTGGGCGACGGTGGTACAGGCAAGAGCACCTTCGTGCGTGTTCTTCAGGCTGTACTGGGCAATCTCGCCACGTCCTCAGCACTGGAGAACATCAAGGACGGCTCTTTCCTGGTCGGCAATCTTGTCGGCAAGCGCATGTGCGTGGTGTCCGAGCTCCAGCAAAGTGTGGACTGGCTGCCCTTTAAACGGATCACTGGTGAGGACACCATCTCGGTAGACGTCAAGAACAAAACACCGTTCACGACGAAGTTAGATATCAAGCTGATCATTTTGACCAACGTCATGCCCCGCCTGGGGGAGGACACCAGCAACTCCTCTCTGATGCGCCGCTTCTTGCCAGTGGCCTTCAACGTCAAGCCGGAGAAACCAGACCCCACTCTTGAGGCTCGACTGACCCACCCCGACGAGCTGCCCGGCGTTTTGAACTGGATGCTGGAAGGCCTGCGCGTGCTGCGCGAGAACAACATGCGTTTCCCCGCCTCTGATGCCGCTGCACTGGCGCGCGAAATTGTCGAAGACAGCAACAAGGTCATTGGCTTCCTGCGGGATGAATGTCGTTACGTCCCCGATGTGCAGACCGCCTCGGCCGATCTGTATGCCGCCTACCGCAAGTGGTGCGGGCAGAACGGCTTCAGCCCCCTTCACATCAACAATTTCGGCAAACACCTGATCTCTGCTGCCAAGTACTTCGGCAAGACCGTCGAACGTGACCGCAATGTTCGCGGAACCGATTACCGGCACATTCAGCTTTCAACTCAGCCCGGCATGTGGGAGGACTCAGAATGA
- a CDS encoding phage terminase large subunit — protein MTAARLPAGARVYFPRGSALDVLRCKVDEFMLDGPAGTGKSRVCLEKLNALAEKYPGCRLAIVRKFRAALTETALVTFEQHVKPRCNTINQQRRVRQSYEYPNGSEIVVAGIDNPVKLMSAEFDAIYVQEATELSLNDWEFLSTRLRNGVIPYQQLFGDCNPGPPSHWLKKRMDAGLTQRILSRHEDNPRLFSSRGDLTPFGVSYLARLDKLTGPRKDRLRHGKWAAAEGMVYDAWRDELHLVDPLPIPKEWRRFVVIDFGFTNPFVCQWWAVDPDGRMFRYREIYRTRRTVRDHAAQIKVLTGDERIEAWVCDHDAEDRATLEQELGIRTIAADKAVSRGIQGVNDRLVPAADGRPRLFLVKGALVERDPLLIDEETGLSDKPTCTEEEVDGYVWAKGPNGETVKEEPVKKDDHGMDTTRYAVRYADGFGARRERRQDTGGVQQY, from the coding sequence GTGACGGCTGCCCGTCTGCCGGCTGGCGCCCGCGTTTACTTCCCACGTGGCTCTGCTTTGGACGTCCTGCGGTGCAAGGTGGACGAGTTCATGCTGGACGGTCCTGCAGGTACTGGCAAGAGCCGCGTGTGCCTGGAAAAGCTGAACGCTCTCGCCGAGAAGTACCCCGGCTGCCGCCTCGCCATTGTGCGGAAGTTCCGCGCGGCTCTGACCGAGACGGCTCTCGTGACCTTCGAGCAGCACGTGAAGCCGCGCTGCAACACCATCAACCAGCAGCGGCGTGTGCGCCAGTCCTACGAGTACCCGAACGGTTCGGAGATCGTGGTGGCCGGAATCGACAATCCGGTCAAGCTCATGTCGGCCGAGTTCGACGCGATCTACGTGCAAGAGGCAACAGAGCTCAGCCTGAATGACTGGGAGTTCCTGAGCACCCGCCTTCGCAACGGCGTGATTCCGTACCAGCAGCTGTTCGGGGATTGCAACCCTGGGCCGCCCTCGCACTGGTTGAAGAAGCGCATGGACGCGGGCCTCACCCAGCGCATCCTTTCCAGGCACGAGGACAACCCTCGCCTGTTCAGCAGCAGGGGAGACTTGACCCCGTTCGGCGTGTCCTACTTAGCGCGCCTCGACAAGCTCACTGGGCCACGCAAGGACCGCCTGCGGCACGGCAAGTGGGCGGCAGCCGAGGGCATGGTGTATGACGCCTGGCGGGATGAGCTGCACCTGGTTGACCCGCTCCCCATTCCGAAGGAGTGGCGGCGCTTCGTCGTGATCGACTTCGGCTTCACGAACCCCTTCGTCTGCCAGTGGTGGGCAGTAGACCCGGATGGGCGGATGTTCCGTTACCGGGAGATTTACCGGACGCGCCGTACCGTTCGTGATCATGCAGCCCAGATCAAAGTCCTCACCGGTGACGAGCGCATCGAGGCGTGGGTCTGTGACCACGATGCAGAGGACCGGGCGACGCTGGAACAGGAGTTGGGCATCCGTACAATTGCGGCGGATAAGGCTGTAAGCCGGGGCATTCAGGGCGTGAATGACCGCCTGGTGCCTGCAGCGGACGGGCGCCCTCGCCTGTTCCTCGTGAAAGGTGCGCTCGTTGAACGGGACCCGCTCTTGATCGACGAGGAGACGGGGCTGAGCGACAAGCCCACCTGTACCGAGGAAGAAGTGGACGGCTACGTGTGGGCGAAAGGGCCCAACGGCGAGACGGTCAAGGAAGAGCCCGTGAAGAAGGACGATCACGGGATGGACACCACACGCTATGCCGTTCGGTACGCGGATGGATTCGGCGCTCGCCGTGAACGTCGTCAGGACACGGGCGGCGTGCAGCAGTACTGA
- a CDS encoding AAA family ATPase: MLGDKRGPLWYRTDPHQTIRDLPGIGFKLAKRVVEDLGDGDPDAALVMIERNPFNLMEVEGIGFKKADRIAKEKFEVTPDDERRHEAGNRYILEQKGVLGERDFFSERIKLELRDPSYKVHGVEVEEGLYWLPEELEAEVELERWMRRLPTGEGEHLLLADLSPAQKAVLARMGADEQQTLAVRAILANRVLCFTGGAGTGKTFCVAGASQCAGLDRRSVRGMAFAGKAADRMREQFDRYQVMAEASTIHKALGFQKRGFTVERLAEDLYVIDEASMLPNWLLWAVVKRLPPHAHLILVGDPNQLPPIGYGTPFVDLLAHGVAHVHLEKNYRQADQQGILHMAEGILHRRRPTPTACVEMHLGVDPANLEPLFEQLVRTHGGQDFEDWQVITYQNENAERYNLRAQAVINPNGMPLFEYPLWKLGTGERNRPLYQAEIRVGDKIIVVKNSTLLNIFNGQTGRVIGMATKPKQVMRKQADGRWEQENGETMPHLRVEITGREVDIPEDEVEKYVQLGYVITVHKAQGSDWPRVIIMQPGKVRDDTARRFFYTAVTRAKDHLCVVSTLRVVAWWTNAATDAPDEPSSLLRRLARPAPCEWCGGEGCGICDETIKAANEAKWAAEGTWPDPAAQPDPWEAAEGETFWPEPAVAAALGPEPVTLERVEEIKAQFRVMDLGGVA; the protein is encoded by the coding sequence ATGTTAGGAGATAAACGCGGCCCCCTGTGGTACAGGACCGACCCTCACCAGACCATACGAGACCTGCCCGGAATTGGTTTCAAGCTGGCGAAGCGCGTGGTGGAAGACCTGGGCGACGGAGACCCCGACGCCGCCCTCGTGATGATCGAACGCAACCCCTTCAACCTCATGGAGGTGGAGGGGATTGGCTTCAAGAAGGCCGACCGCATCGCCAAAGAGAAGTTCGAGGTGACCCCAGACGATGAGCGGCGGCATGAAGCCGGAAACCGCTACATCCTGGAGCAAAAAGGCGTGCTCGGCGAGCGCGACTTCTTCAGCGAGCGGATCAAGCTGGAGCTGCGCGACCCCAGCTACAAAGTCCACGGTGTAGAAGTTGAAGAGGGCTTGTACTGGCTGCCGGAAGAACTTGAGGCCGAAGTAGAGCTGGAGCGCTGGATGCGCCGTCTCCCCACGGGCGAGGGTGAACACCTCCTACTGGCAGACCTGTCCCCAGCGCAGAAGGCCGTTCTGGCCCGCATGGGCGCAGACGAGCAACAGACGCTGGCCGTGCGCGCGATCCTCGCCAACCGCGTCCTGTGTTTCACCGGTGGTGCCGGGACGGGTAAGACGTTCTGCGTGGCCGGTGCTTCCCAGTGCGCAGGCCTGGACCGCAGGAGCGTGCGCGGCATGGCCTTTGCTGGCAAGGCTGCGGACCGGATGCGCGAGCAGTTCGACCGCTACCAGGTCATGGCAGAAGCCAGCACCATCCACAAGGCCTTGGGCTTTCAGAAGCGCGGCTTCACCGTCGAAAGACTGGCCGAAGACCTGTATGTGATCGACGAAGCATCCATGCTGCCCAACTGGCTGCTGTGGGCCGTGGTCAAGCGCCTCCCCCCGCACGCGCACCTGATTCTCGTGGGTGACCCGAATCAGTTGCCGCCCATTGGTTACGGCACGCCCTTCGTTGACTTACTGGCGCACGGCGTGGCGCATGTCCACCTCGAAAAGAACTACCGGCAGGCAGACCAGCAGGGCATCCTTCACATGGCGGAAGGCATCCTGCATCGGCGGCGGCCCACCCCTACTGCGTGCGTAGAGATGCACCTGGGTGTGGATCCCGCCAACCTCGAACCGCTCTTCGAGCAGCTGGTCCGCACCCATGGTGGGCAGGACTTTGAGGACTGGCAGGTCATCACCTACCAGAACGAGAACGCTGAGCGGTACAACCTGCGCGCGCAGGCCGTGATCAACCCCAACGGCATGCCCCTGTTCGAATATCCCCTCTGGAAGCTGGGGACGGGTGAGCGCAACCGCCCTCTATATCAGGCTGAAATCCGGGTGGGCGACAAGATCATCGTCGTCAAGAACAGCACGCTGCTGAACATCTTCAATGGGCAGACCGGCCGCGTGATTGGGATGGCAACCAAGCCCAAGCAGGTCATGCGGAAGCAGGCCGATGGCCGCTGGGAACAAGAGAACGGCGAGACGATGCCGCACCTGCGGGTGGAGATTACCGGCCGAGAAGTGGACATTCCTGAGGACGAGGTAGAGAAGTACGTCCAGCTCGGCTACGTGATCACGGTCCACAAGGCTCAGGGTTCGGACTGGCCCCGCGTGATCATCATGCAGCCGGGGAAGGTCCGGGACGATACGGCACGCCGCTTCTTCTACACAGCAGTGACCCGCGCCAAGGATCACCTCTGTGTGGTCAGCACGCTACGTGTAGTGGCGTGGTGGACGAACGCAGCCACCGACGCGCCCGATGAGCCGTCCAGTCTGCTGCGGCGCCTCGCGCGGCCCGCGCCTTGCGAATGGTGCGGCGGCGAGGGCTGCGGCATTTGCGATGAGACGATCAAGGCCGCCAACGAAGCGAAGTGGGCTGCTGAAGGGACGTGGCCTGATCCCGCCGCTCAGCCTGACCCCTGGGAAGCGGCTGAGGGTGAGACGTTCTGGCCGGAACCTGCTGTGGCTGCGGCTCTGGGGCCTGAACCCGTGACTTTGGAGCGTGTCGAGGAGATCAAGGCGCAGTTCCGCGTTATGGATCTGGGAGGTGTGGCGTGA
- a CDS encoding alpha/beta hydrolase family protein encodes MRCVLFLLVFTLLAGPGGVARGASTTVPFPLPRVPDTVELERVSGSSYLRVPPACYRQECALVVVSHPRGQTAGRMRASASVTALVDALLAAPFAVLLSDDGGPATWGSPAALAQVAELHGEAADHFAWNGRTYALGLSMGGLLALRSALPGSPYAVSGVALIDAWTDIRAAWHSATTRRVEIQDAYGLPGQPPADLNPLTLAEAAPPLPLFVVASPDDRVVPMPGNGERLFTWAQGHVSEFVKVSGPHLGGNRFTPALATRLAQFFTRLEARAIGAKR; translated from the coding sequence GTGCGGTGCGTCCTTTTCCTGCTGGTTTTTACGCTGCTCGCGGGCCCGGGCGGGGTGGCCCGTGGGGCTTCCACCACAGTGCCCTTTCCGCTGCCCCGGGTACCCGATACCGTGGAGCTGGAGCGCGTCAGTGGGTCTTCCTACCTGCGGGTCCCGCCCGCGTGCTACCGGCAGGAGTGCGCGCTGGTGGTGGTGTCGCACCCCCGGGGGCAGACCGCCGGACGGATGCGCGCGTCTGCCAGCGTGACCGCTCTGGTGGACGCCCTCTTGGCCGCGCCCTTCGCCGTTCTGCTCAGCGACGACGGCGGACCCGCCACCTGGGGTAGTCCGGCCGCGCTGGCGCAGGTGGCCGAACTGCACGGGGAAGCGGCGGACCACTTCGCCTGGAATGGACGCACCTACGCCCTGGGGCTGAGCATGGGCGGACTGCTGGCCCTGCGCAGCGCCCTGCCGGGCAGTCCATACGCCGTCTCAGGCGTGGCCCTGATCGATGCCTGGACCGACATCCGCGCGGCGTGGCACTCGGCCACCACCCGCCGGGTTGAGATTCAGGACGCTTACGGCCTGCCCGGACAGCCACCCGCAGACCTCAATCCCCTGACGCTGGCCGAGGCTGCCCCACCCCTGCCCCTCTTTGTGGTGGCGAGCCCAGATGACCGCGTGGTGCCCATGCCGGGCAACGGCGAGCGCCTGTTCACCTGGGCCCAAGGCCACGTGAGCGAGTTCGTGAAGGTCAGTGGGCCACACCTTGGAGGAAACCGTTTCACGCCGGCCCTGGCCACGAGGCTGGCACAGTTTTTTACCCGTCTGGAAGCGCGGGCCATAGGAGCGAAGCGGTAG
- a CDS encoding acyltransferase — MTDPVAVAPPAVAAPVAAGQRLTTIDTFRGLTILEVVGHHATGMGLRHTDVGSTTHDLLLVLNRTLHFAVPAFVFLSALVLTHSLLRHFDLPRYFWRRLTRGAWPYLLWSALYAWWYVKTGQRAPETLTDPERWRDWLLYGKASYHLYFLLVALEVYLVLPLMLPLARRRPSITLALLVGTAVQLGLYLLNREVLHLPYPASTVLWYALPTLLGLAVGAGLDSFPAWWRRRRWVLLPLLAASYAAYLPVAMNYVRGQAVKPIVYSGLSWVFTALVALALLGLASRLQRGESAGMFRRTIGTLGTVSLPIYLLHPALLQALERHRAPQGEPQELLLTVALYALVALAVPALIGWRLRRKKLGLLLFGR; from the coding sequence ATGACCGATCCCGTTGCCGTCGCCCCTCCTGCCGTTGCGGCTCCCGTGGCTGCGGGCCAGCGCCTGACCACCATCGACACCTTCCGGGGGCTGACCATCCTCGAGGTCGTCGGGCACCACGCGACAGGCATGGGGCTGCGGCACACGGACGTGGGGTCCACCACGCACGACCTGCTGCTGGTGCTCAACCGCACCCTGCACTTCGCTGTCCCGGCGTTCGTGTTCCTGTCCGCGCTGGTGCTTACGCACAGCCTGCTGCGGCACTTTGACTTGCCGCGGTACTTCTGGCGGCGGCTCACGCGGGGCGCCTGGCCCTACCTGCTGTGGAGCGCCCTGTACGCCTGGTGGTACGTCAAGACTGGGCAGCGGGCCCCGGAGACCCTGACAGATCCGGAGCGCTGGCGCGACTGGCTGCTGTACGGCAAGGCCAGCTACCACCTGTATTTCCTGCTGGTCGCGCTGGAGGTCTACCTGGTGCTTCCGCTGATGCTGCCCCTGGCGCGGCGCAGGCCCAGCATCACCTTGGCGCTGCTCGTCGGAACCGCCGTGCAACTGGGGCTGTACCTGCTCAACCGGGAGGTGTTGCACCTGCCCTATCCCGCCAGCACGGTGCTGTGGTACGCCCTGCCCACCCTGCTTGGCCTGGCGGTGGGCGCGGGGCTGGACAGCTTCCCCGCGTGGTGGCGGCGGAGACGTTGGGTGCTCCTGCCCCTGCTGGCCGCCTCCTACGCCGCGTATCTCCCGGTGGCCATGAATTACGTGCGTGGCCAAGCGGTGAAGCCAATTGTATATAGCGGCCTGAGCTGGGTCTTCACGGCGCTGGTGGCCCTGGCCCTGCTGGGCCTCGCGTCGCGGCTGCAACGGGGCGAGTCAGCGGGAATGTTCCGGCGGACCATCGGCACGCTGGGCACAGTTAGCCTCCCGATCTACCTGCTGCACCCCGCACTGCTTCAGGCGCTGGAACGTCACCGGGCCCCCCAGGGAGAGCCCCAGGAACTGCTGCTGACGGTGGCGCTGTACGCCCTTGTCGCGCTGGCCGTCCCCGCCCTGATCGGGTGGCGGCTGCGGCGCAAGAAGTTGGGACTGCTGCTGTTCGGCAGATGA
- a CDS encoding tyrosine-type recombinase/integrase has translation MTRRRARHNGEGSLTKRQDGRWEGKYTAGVTPDGKQVRRSVYGRTRAEAAEKLKAKLAETPKGAIVLTERGKLTLADQLRAHLSLREAELGPGTVLKLESYIKVVSAHSAGGVALVDLKPAHLETLYRDLSKKYAAATVRHISVFVKQGLRRAVRHELLRTNVAEVAELPRMRDEKAAHPLEPEQLAAAMEQAQKVRLYPLFATIATLGLRHGEALGLQWGDIDWKAGTLEVQRTVVSRSGTPTLSTPKTRASLRTLYLPDELRGVLLVHLDALRTEGLSVSPTAWVFPSTVGGMLSQHNVRRVWRQILTAAKLPTETRIHDLRHTFVSRLIEAGADPRTAADLAGHSDPRMTLSVYTHSRAEQRKAALLASAGRVLPGRQPVVHSKARVPKEEEETASGTGLG, from the coding sequence GTGACCCGTCGCCGTGCCCGTCATAACGGGGAAGGAAGTCTGACCAAACGCCAGGACGGCCGCTGGGAAGGCAAGTACACCGCCGGAGTTACCCCCGACGGCAAACAGGTCCGCCGCAGTGTCTACGGCCGCACCCGTGCTGAGGCTGCCGAGAAACTGAAGGCCAAACTCGCCGAGACGCCCAAGGGAGCCATCGTGCTGACCGAGCGGGGGAAGCTTACCCTCGCTGACCAGTTGCGCGCGCACCTCAGCCTCCGTGAAGCCGAACTCGGCCCCGGCACGGTCCTAAAGCTTGAGAGCTACATCAAAGTCGTCTCCGCTCACTCGGCCGGAGGCGTGGCCCTGGTGGACCTCAAGCCCGCCCACCTTGAGACCCTGTACCGGGATCTCTCGAAGAAGTACGCCGCGGCCACCGTCCGCCACATCAGCGTGTTCGTGAAGCAGGGATTGCGCCGTGCCGTCCGGCATGAGTTGCTTCGCACCAACGTCGCCGAAGTGGCTGAGCTGCCCAGAATGCGTGATGAGAAGGCCGCGCATCCTCTGGAGCCTGAGCAACTGGCAGCGGCCATGGAGCAGGCGCAGAAGGTCCGTCTGTACCCACTGTTCGCCACCATTGCCACCCTGGGCCTCCGGCACGGGGAAGCCCTGGGGCTGCAGTGGGGTGACATCGACTGGAAGGCGGGGACGCTTGAAGTGCAGCGCACGGTGGTAAGTCGATCCGGGACGCCCACCCTCAGTACACCCAAGACCCGCGCGAGCCTCCGGACCCTGTACCTGCCCGACGAGCTGCGGGGAGTGTTGCTGGTCCACCTCGATGCCCTACGGACTGAAGGGCTGTCCGTCTCCCCTACCGCCTGGGTGTTTCCTTCCACGGTGGGCGGGATGCTGAGTCAACACAACGTGCGCCGGGTGTGGCGGCAGATCCTCACGGCCGCCAAGTTGCCCACCGAGACGCGCATCCATGATCTCCGCCACACCTTCGTCTCGCGCCTGATTGAGGCTGGGGCGGATCCGCGCACGGCGGCTGACCTGGCTGGCCATAGTGACCCGCGTATGACCCTGAGTGTCTACACCCATAGCCGTGCAGAACAGCGGAAAGCGGCACTTCTGGCCAGCGCTGGCCGGGTGCTTCCAGGTCGTCAGCCTGTGGTCCACTCTAAGGCCAGGGTACCGAAAGAAGAAGAGGAAACAGCGTCTGGCACGGGGTTAGGGTAA
- a CDS encoding XRE family transcriptional regulator, producing MEHGELIKERRLDLGLNRPAFVSEMEKHGQEITPDYLNKLERGTASLSRASLEVREAIRAVLGYSAEEWQELTGLYSPEATPQRRGGPPIPPVVPFRETPITIPRELLEMVEQYGDTWPVLKTEKMQRMLAAPRNFGGAEVGPQTAEDWLDYWMANKRFLT from the coding sequence GTGGAGCACGGTGAGCTCATCAAGGAGCGCCGGCTTGACCTGGGCTTGAATCGTCCTGCGTTCGTCTCAGAAATGGAAAAACATGGTCAGGAGATAACTCCGGACTACCTCAATAAGTTAGAACGGGGAACAGCATCTCTTTCTAGGGCATCTCTCGAGGTTAGGGAAGCGATCCGCGCCGTACTGGGCTACTCAGCAGAGGAATGGCAGGAGCTGACAGGGTTGTACAGCCCGGAAGCTACTCCCCAGCGCCGTGGCGGCCCGCCCATCCCCCCAGTTGTCCCGTTTCGTGAAACGCCCATCACCATCCCGCGCGAGTTGCTAGAAATGGTGGAGCAGTACGGCGACACATGGCCAGTGCTGAAGACCGAGAAGATGCAGCGGATGCTGGCGGCCCCTCGCAACTTTGGCGGTGCGGAAGTCGGACCACAGACCGCCGAAGACTGGCTCGATTACTGGATGGCAAATAAAAGGTTCCTGACGTGA
- a CDS encoding terminase small subunit, producing the protein MTDAPKQPTAEELGAALSDKDRVLADAYLATFNKRKAGIAVKYSENSKKYLFRFRRPDVQAYIKARLSEEVMSAEEVLARLSLRASIDGSDFFEQESYEVPVFEPRSIQELIDNAEAKVGRMNAIDPELLKSSIEMEQRRIADWEVQLAMDPDATYQKQVGTRTETRIVPSLKAAERNGVLQFVEGTEYGPNGLKFKWADPVKALELIGKHHKLFTERTEHSGSVDLGVKYIAGLSEDDL; encoded by the coding sequence ATGACCGACGCACCGAAACAACCCACCGCCGAGGAACTGGGCGCGGCCCTCTCCGACAAGGACCGGGTGCTGGCCGATGCCTACCTCGCGACCTTCAACAAGCGCAAGGCGGGCATTGCGGTGAAGTACAGCGAGAACAGCAAGAAGTACCTGTTCCGTTTCCGGCGTCCAGACGTCCAGGCCTACATCAAGGCCCGGCTGAGCGAAGAGGTGATGAGCGCCGAGGAAGTCTTGGCTCGCCTCAGCCTTCGCGCGAGCATCGACGGCAGTGACTTCTTTGAGCAGGAATCCTACGAGGTTCCCGTCTTTGAGCCCCGCTCCATCCAGGAGCTGATCGACAACGCCGAGGCCAAAGTCGGCCGCATGAACGCCATTGACCCCGAGTTGCTGAAGTCGTCCATCGAGATGGAGCAGCGCAGGATCGCCGACTGGGAAGTCCAGCTGGCCATGGACCCGGACGCCACCTACCAGAAGCAGGTGGGGACCAGAACAGAGACCCGTATCGTGCCGAGCTTGAAAGCGGCCGAACGTAACGGCGTGCTGCAGTTCGTTGAGGGCACCGAGTACGGTCCTAACGGGTTGAAGTTCAAGTGGGCAGACCCCGTGAAGGCCCTGGAACTGATCGGCAAGCACCACAAGCTGTTCACGGAGCGCACCGAACACAGCGGCAGCGTGGACCTGGGCGTGAAGTACATCGCTGGCCTGTCCGAGGATGACCTGTGA
- a CDS encoding putative PDDEXK endonuclease, translating to MNSRAKGARGELQLAKALTELGFPAERGQQRKGGADSPDVICLALSGWHIECKLTATCQMHSPATLKSWMDQARRDCEGKRMPIVIHRWNGARDWWVLVMPYARPWYWQRLDLFVKVESELLKIWGIPK from the coding sequence GTGAACTCGCGGGCGAAAGGCGCCCGGGGAGAGCTGCAGCTCGCGAAGGCCCTGACTGAGCTGGGCTTCCCGGCGGAGCGCGGGCAGCAGCGGAAGGGCGGGGCGGATTCGCCGGACGTGATCTGCCTGGCTCTTAGCGGATGGCATATCGAGTGCAAGCTGACCGCGACGTGCCAGATGCACAGCCCGGCCACCCTGAAGTCTTGGATGGATCAGGCACGACGTGACTGCGAAGGGAAGCGGATGCCCATCGTGATTCATCGGTGGAATGGGGCGCGCGATTGGTGGGTCCTGGTCATGCCTTACGCCCGTCCCTGGTATTGGCAGCGTCTCGACCTGTTTGTGAAGGTCGAAAGCGAGCTATTGAAAATTTGGGGGATACCGAAGTGA